One region of Yersinia bercovieri ATCC 43970 genomic DNA includes:
- a CDS encoding uracil-xanthine permease family protein produces MSTQSAELDTPQQVTTRPSELIYRLEDRPPLAQTLFAACQHLLAMFVAVITPGLLICQALGLPAEDTQRIISMSLFASGLASLLQIKTWGPVGSGLLSIQGTSFNFVSPLIMGGLALKNGGADIPTMMAALFGTLMVASCTEIILSRFLHLARRIITPLVSGIVVMIIGLSLIQVGLTSIGGGYGAMSDHTFGAPKNLLLAGAVLVVIILLNRQRNPYLRVASLVIAMAVGYLLAWSLGMLPESRPVVDTALITIPTPLYYGLSFDWNLLVPLMLIFMVTSLETIGDITATSDVSEQPVHGPLYMKRLKGGVLANGLNSMLSAVFNTFPNSCFGQNNGVIQLTGVASRYVGFVVALMLIVLGLFPAVAGFVQHIPEPVLGGATLVMFGTIAASGVRIVSRETLNRRAIMIMALSLAVGMGVAQQPLILQFAPDWIKTLLSSGIAAGGITAIVLNLLFPQEK; encoded by the coding sequence ATGTCTACGCAATCCGCCGAACTTGATACGCCGCAGCAAGTCACCACTCGCCCTAGCGAATTGATTTATCGTTTAGAAGACCGCCCGCCACTAGCACAAACACTGTTTGCCGCCTGCCAACATTTATTAGCGATGTTTGTCGCGGTGATTACCCCCGGCCTGCTGATTTGTCAGGCGCTCGGATTACCGGCGGAAGATACCCAACGCATTATCAGCATGTCCCTGTTCGCATCGGGGCTGGCATCGCTGCTACAAATTAAGACCTGGGGGCCGGTTGGCTCTGGCCTGTTATCGATTCAAGGCACCAGTTTTAACTTTGTTTCTCCACTGATCATGGGGGGGCTGGCGCTGAAAAATGGGGGCGCGGATATCCCAACCATGATGGCGGCACTGTTCGGCACCCTGATGGTGGCCTCTTGCACCGAAATTATCCTCTCCCGTTTCCTGCATCTGGCGCGCCGTATTATCACTCCGCTGGTCTCCGGTATTGTGGTGATGATTATCGGCCTGTCATTGATACAAGTTGGGCTGACATCTATTGGTGGCGGTTATGGCGCGATGAGCGATCATACATTCGGCGCACCGAAAAACCTGTTATTGGCGGGAGCCGTCCTGGTGGTCATTATTCTGCTGAACCGCCAGCGCAACCCCTATCTGCGCGTCGCCTCGTTAGTGATCGCTATGGCCGTGGGTTACCTGCTGGCCTGGTCGCTGGGTATGCTGCCGGAAAGCCGTCCGGTGGTAGACACTGCGCTTATCACCATTCCAACGCCGCTCTATTATGGGTTATCTTTTGACTGGAACTTGCTGGTGCCGCTGATGCTGATCTTTATGGTGACCTCGCTGGAAACCATTGGCGATATCACGGCCACCTCAGATGTCTCAGAGCAACCGGTTCATGGCCCACTGTATATGAAGCGCCTCAAGGGTGGCGTATTGGCGAATGGCTTGAACTCCATGCTGTCAGCCGTGTTCAACACCTTCCCTAACTCCTGCTTCGGCCAGAACAACGGGGTGATTCAATTGACCGGTGTTGCCAGCCGCTATGTCGGTTTTGTGGTGGCGCTGATGCTGATTGTGCTGGGCCTGTTCCCCGCCGTTGCTGGGTTTGTCCAGCATATCCCTGAGCCAGTGCTGGGTGGCGCAACCCTGGTGATGTTCGGCACCATTGCCGCCTCTGGTGTGCGCATCGTGTCGCGCGAGACCCTTAACCGCCGCGCCATTATGATTATGGCGCTGTCATTGGCGGTTGGTATGGGTGTGGCGCAACAGCCCTTGATCCTGCAATTTGCGCCTGACTGGATCAAAACCCTGCTCTCTTCTGGGATTGCGGCCGGTGGTATTACTGCCATCGTCCTTAACCTGCTCTTCCCACAAGAAAAATAA
- a CDS encoding helix-turn-helix transcriptional regulator: protein MDGKKLSQSLEMLIQFWEHSSEPWAIKDNQSRFIYANPRFNKVINLPAKYNVEGRLDGEMPSSVSAFQDEFQHQDRQVELLQDRITSVEIHCHDGLPYFKPYFCDKYPLIDENGISQGTFFHGRPMVDIYLTFLAKIKAPTSLIFTPPSDLFTKREWEVLFYILHAYTSPEIAKKLFLSPRTVCNITQSIYKKVGVTSKRQIIEYCYENKINNYVPQSFFEHSGSFSLM from the coding sequence ATGGATGGGAAAAAGTTATCTCAATCACTGGAGATGTTAATTCAATTTTGGGAACATAGCTCAGAACCTTGGGCAATAAAGGATAATCAGTCCAGGTTTATTTATGCCAATCCCAGATTCAATAAAGTAATAAATTTGCCCGCTAAATACAATGTCGAAGGGCGGTTAGATGGTGAAATGCCCTCATCTGTATCAGCATTTCAGGATGAATTTCAGCATCAAGATCGTCAGGTAGAGTTATTACAAGACCGTATAACATCAGTTGAGATACATTGTCATGATGGGCTTCCCTATTTTAAGCCCTATTTCTGTGACAAATATCCATTAATTGATGAGAATGGGATATCTCAAGGCACTTTTTTTCATGGCCGACCTATGGTCGACATATATTTAACCTTTTTAGCTAAAATTAAGGCACCTACATCACTTATATTTACTCCACCATCAGATTTATTTACCAAGAGAGAGTGGGAGGTGTTGTTCTATATTTTACATGCTTACACCAGCCCGGAGATTGCTAAAAAGCTATTTTTATCACCCAGGACAGTCTGTAATATCACCCAAAGCATCTATAAGAAAGTCGGAGTTACCAGTAAGCGGCAGATCATTGAGTATTGCTATGAGAATAAAATTAATAATTATGTTCCGCAGAGCTTCTTTGAGCACTCAGGATCTTTCTCACTAATGTAA
- the recG gene encoding ATP-dependent DNA helicase RecG, producing MKGRLLDAVPLSTLSGVGASQAGKLAKMGLETIQDLLLHLPLRYEDRTQLYRIGDLQPGLSVTVEGEVLRSDITFGRRRMMTCQISDGSGVLTLRFFNFNAAMKNSLSPGKHVIAYGEAKRGNSGPEIIHPEYRVHGENIGVELQESLTPVYPTTEGIRQATLRKLIDQALAMLDTCVIAELLPIELSRSLLSLPEAIHTLHRPPADIQLADLEKGKHPAQRRLIMEELLAHNLSMLAVRAGAQSYRALPLLAEDQLKQRFLAALPFTPTRAQQRVVAEIEQDMMHNFPMMRLIQGDVGSGKTVVAALAALRAIAHGKQVALMAPTELLAEQHANTFRQWLEPLGLEVGWLAGKQKGKARLAQQAAVASGQVSMVVGTHAMFQEQVKFSGLALVIIDEQHRFGVHQRLALWEKGEEQGFHPHQLIMTATPIPRTLAMTAYADLDTSVIDELPPGRTPVTTVAIPDTRRSDVISRVKNACLEEGRQAYWVCTLIEESELLEAQAAEVTCEELKIALPEIKVGLVHGRMKGPEKQAVMLAFKQGELQLLVATTVIEVGVDVPNASLMIIDNPERLGLAQLHQLRGRVGRGAVASHCVLLYKTPLSKTAQMRLQVLRDSNDGFVIAQRDLEIRGPGELLGTRQTGSAEFKVADLLRDQAMIPEVQRIARHLHQQYPEHARALIERWLPERTRYTNA from the coding sequence ATGAAAGGCCGCCTACTGGATGCCGTACCCCTAAGTACACTTTCCGGTGTTGGCGCAAGTCAGGCGGGGAAACTGGCTAAAATGGGTCTGGAAACCATTCAAGACCTGCTACTTCACCTCCCACTGCGTTATGAAGATCGCACTCAGCTGTACCGTATTGGCGATCTACAGCCCGGTCTTTCGGTGACTGTCGAAGGTGAAGTTCTGCGTTCCGATATCACTTTTGGCCGCCGCCGCATGATGACCTGCCAAATCAGCGACGGCAGTGGTGTTCTTACCCTGCGCTTTTTTAACTTCAATGCCGCGATGAAAAACAGCCTATCGCCGGGCAAGCATGTCATTGCCTATGGTGAAGCTAAACGGGGCAACAGTGGCCCGGAAATCATTCACCCTGAATATAGGGTGCATGGCGAGAATATTGGCGTTGAATTGCAGGAGTCGCTGACCCCAGTTTATCCCACCACAGAGGGCATTCGTCAGGCAACGCTACGCAAACTTATTGATCAGGCGCTGGCGATGCTGGATACCTGTGTTATTGCTGAATTATTGCCGATTGAACTCAGCCGCTCGCTCCTTAGCTTGCCGGAGGCCATTCATACTCTGCATCGCCCACCAGCGGATATTCAGCTGGCCGATTTAGAGAAGGGAAAACACCCCGCGCAGCGGCGGCTAATTATGGAAGAGCTACTGGCCCATAATCTCAGCATGTTGGCCGTCAGAGCTGGGGCGCAAAGTTATCGGGCACTGCCATTGTTGGCAGAAGATCAGCTTAAACAACGTTTTCTGGCCGCACTGCCGTTCACACCCACCCGCGCACAACAGCGGGTGGTGGCGGAAATTGAGCAAGATATGATGCACAATTTCCCGATGATGCGACTGATTCAAGGGGATGTTGGCTCAGGAAAAACCGTCGTTGCCGCGCTGGCAGCGCTGCGCGCCATTGCTCACGGCAAACAAGTTGCGTTGATGGCCCCCACTGAATTACTGGCAGAGCAACATGCCAATACCTTCCGCCAATGGCTGGAGCCGTTGGGTCTGGAGGTGGGTTGGCTGGCGGGGAAGCAAAAAGGCAAAGCGCGATTAGCGCAGCAAGCAGCTGTCGCCAGTGGTCAGGTTTCGATGGTTGTCGGCACGCACGCAATGTTTCAGGAGCAGGTGAAATTTTCTGGATTAGCGCTGGTTATTATTGATGAACAGCATCGTTTCGGTGTTCATCAGCGGCTCGCACTCTGGGAAAAGGGTGAGGAACAAGGATTTCACCCACATCAGCTGATTATGACCGCGACCCCTATTCCGCGCACCCTGGCGATGACCGCCTATGCGGATCTTGATACTTCGGTGATTGATGAGTTGCCTCCCGGTAGGACACCCGTCACGACTGTCGCCATCCCCGATACTCGCCGCAGTGATGTTATTTCGCGGGTTAAAAATGCCTGTCTGGAAGAGGGTCGTCAGGCCTACTGGGTCTGCACTCTGATTGAAGAGTCTGAGCTGCTGGAAGCGCAAGCCGCTGAGGTGACCTGTGAGGAGCTGAAAATTGCCCTGCCAGAGATTAAAGTCGGCCTCGTGCATGGGCGCATGAAAGGCCCAGAAAAACAGGCGGTTATGCTGGCATTTAAGCAGGGTGAGTTGCAGCTATTGGTCGCTACCACGGTCATTGAAGTTGGGGTGGATGTGCCGAATGCTAGCCTGATGATCATCGACAACCCAGAACGTTTGGGGCTAGCGCAATTACACCAGTTACGTGGCCGCGTCGGCCGTGGTGCTGTCGCGTCCCACTGTGTGTTGCTCTACAAAACGCCGCTCAGCAAAACCGCCCAGATGCGTTTGCAAGTGCTGCGCGACAGTAATGATGGTTTCGTTATTGCTCAGCGAGACTTAGAGATCCGTGGCCCCGGCGAGTTATTGGGTACACGGCAGACGGGGAGTGCTGAGTTTAAAGTGGCTGATTTACTGCGTGATCAGGCGATGATCCCAGAAGTACAGCGGATCGCTCGCCATCTGCATCAGCAGTATCCCGAACACGCGCGGGCATTGATTGAGCGGTGGTTGCCGGAGCGGACGCGTTATACCAATGCATAA
- a CDS encoding helix-turn-helix transcriptional regulator, with amino-acid sequence MDKSLTDSLEMLIRFWEHSSEPWGVKDNQSRFIYSNARHHKLLNLPDKYCLEGRLDGELPSPTADFQFEFQAHDRQVELLNDRITTVEIHAWDGLSYLMPNFCDKYPLIDKDGIAQGTIFHVRPVQDVVLSHLSKIKAPTSLTFTPPSDLFTKREWEVLFYILHAYTSHEIAKKLFLSPSTICNITQSIYNKAGVTSKRQIIEYCYENKISNYVPQSFFEYSGSFPLM; translated from the coding sequence ATGGATAAATCGCTAACTGACTCACTTGAGATGTTAATTCGATTTTGGGAACACAGTTCTGAACCTTGGGGGGTAAAGGATAATCAATCCAGATTCATTTATTCAAATGCCAGACATCATAAATTATTAAATTTACCTGATAAATATTGTCTTGAAGGTCGGTTAGATGGCGAGCTCCCTTCACCAACTGCAGATTTCCAATTTGAATTCCAGGCACATGACCGTCAAGTAGAATTACTAAACGACCGTATTACAACTGTTGAAATACATGCATGGGATGGGCTTTCTTATTTAATGCCTAATTTTTGTGACAAATATCCATTAATTGATAAAGATGGTATAGCTCAGGGTACTATCTTTCATGTAAGACCGGTGCAAGATGTAGTATTAAGCCATCTAAGTAAAATTAAGGCACCCACATCACTGACATTTACCCCGCCCTCAGATTTATTTACCAAGAGAGAGTGGGAGGTGTTATTCTATATTTTACATGCTTACACCAGCCATGAGATTGCTAAAAAACTATTTTTATCACCCAGCACCATCTGCAATATCACTCAAAGTATCTATAATAAAGCAGGGGTTACCAGTAAGCGGCAGATCATTGAGTATTGCTATGAGAATAAAATTAGTAATTATGTTCCGCAGAGCTTCTTTGAGTACTCAGGATCTTTCCCATTAATGTAA
- a CDS encoding helix-turn-helix transcriptional regulator, translating into MNGKKLSQSLEMLIRFWEHSDDPWAIKDHQSRYIYANARTNKLWGLSDNYCVEGRLDGEIPTPAAEFQDEFQKQDRRVELLQERGTSVDIQLFDGHSYCTPYFCDKYPLIDEDGVSQGVILHAKPVTDTMLTRLTKVKIPTSLTFTPPSELFTKREWEVLFYLLHAYTSPEIAKKLFLSPRTICNITQGIYKKVGVTSKRQIIEYCYENKINNYVPQSFFDSSGSFSLI; encoded by the coding sequence ATGAATGGGAAAAAATTATCTCAATCACTGGAAATGTTAATTCGCTTTTGGGAGCACAGTGATGATCCTTGGGCAATAAAGGATCATCAATCCAGATATATCTATGCTAACGCAAGAACCAATAAACTGTGGGGTTTGTCGGATAATTATTGTGTAGAAGGACGGTTAGATGGCGAAATTCCAACACCAGCGGCAGAGTTTCAGGATGAATTCCAGAAACAAGACCGTAGGGTCGAGTTATTACAGGAGCGTGGTACATCAGTTGATATACAACTATTTGATGGACACTCTTATTGTACGCCTTATTTCTGCGATAAATACCCATTAATTGATGAGGATGGTGTATCACAGGGGGTTATTCTCCATGCGAAACCAGTAACTGATACCATGCTAACCCGCCTAACTAAAGTAAAAATCCCCACATCACTTACATTTACTCCACCATCGGAACTATTTACCAAAAGAGAGTGGGAAGTGCTGTTCTATCTTTTACATGCTTATACCAGCCCCGAGATTGCTAAAAAGCTATTTTTATCACCCAGGACTATCTGCAATATTACCCAAGGAATCTATAAGAAAGTTGGAGTTACTAGCAAGCGGCAGATCATTGAGTATTGCTATGAGAATAAAATCAATAATTATGTACCACAGAGCTTTTTTGATTCCTCTGGCTCTTTCTCATTAATATAG
- the gltS gene encoding sodium/glutamate symporter translates to MFHLDTYGTLVAACLVLLLGRKLVQTVSFLKKYTIPEPVAGGLLVAFMMLLMQKTLGWEISFDMSLKDPLMLAFFATIGLNANLASLRAGGKALSVFVFVVVGLLLVQNAIGVALAKLMGLDPLMGLLAGSITLSGGHGTGAAWSKVFVERYGFENATEVAMACATFGLVLGGLIGGPVARYLVKHSSTPDGTPEDSEVPSAFEKPSAGRMITSLVLVETIAMIAICLMAGRLISSLLEGTMFELPTFVCVLFVGVILSNTLSTIGFYKVFDRAVSVLGNVSLSLFLAMALMSLKLWELASLALPMLVILSAQALAMALYAIFVTYRVMGRNYDAAVLAAGHCGFGLGATPTAIANMQAITDRFGPSHLAFLVVPMVGAFFIDIVNVIVIKLYLLLPIFPAAIG, encoded by the coding sequence ATGTTTCATCTCGATACCTATGGCACGCTAGTCGCGGCCTGTTTGGTTTTATTGTTAGGCCGTAAACTGGTTCAAACTGTCTCTTTCCTGAAAAAATACACCATTCCTGAACCGGTCGCCGGTGGTTTGCTGGTGGCTTTTATGATGCTGCTGATGCAAAAAACCCTCGGTTGGGAAATCAGTTTTGATATGTCGCTGAAAGATCCACTGATGCTGGCATTCTTCGCAACTATAGGTCTGAACGCCAATTTGGCGAGCCTACGTGCTGGCGGCAAGGCCCTGAGTGTATTTGTCTTTGTGGTCGTCGGTTTGCTGCTGGTGCAGAACGCCATTGGTGTCGCCCTCGCTAAGTTGATGGGGCTAGACCCCTTGATGGGGTTATTGGCCGGCTCCATTACACTATCGGGCGGACACGGTACGGGTGCGGCGTGGAGTAAAGTGTTCGTTGAGCGCTATGGCTTTGAAAATGCAACTGAAGTTGCCATGGCTTGTGCGACTTTCGGCTTGGTGCTCGGTGGGCTAATTGGCGGGCCGGTTGCCCGTTATCTGGTTAAGCACTCCTCTACGCCAGATGGCACACCAGAGGATAGCGAGGTGCCCTCCGCCTTCGAAAAACCTTCAGCTGGCCGTATGATTACCTCGCTGGTATTGGTCGAAACTATCGCCATGATTGCCATTTGCTTGATGGCAGGTCGCCTGATCTCTAGCTTGTTAGAGGGCACGATGTTTGAGCTGCCCACATTCGTCTGCGTGCTATTTGTCGGGGTTATTCTCAGTAACACACTGTCGACTATAGGTTTTTATAAAGTTTTTGATCGCGCGGTATCGGTGTTGGGCAATGTCAGTTTGTCACTGTTTTTGGCGATGGCGTTGATGAGCCTCAAACTCTGGGAACTGGCCTCATTAGCTCTGCCGATGTTGGTGATTCTGTCGGCGCAGGCATTGGCGATGGCACTGTACGCTATCTTTGTCACTTATCGGGTGATGGGGAGAAACTATGATGCGGCAGTACTGGCGGCAGGGCATTGTGGTTTTGGTTTAGGCGCGACACCGACCGCGATTGCCAATATGCAGGCGATCACTGACCGCTTTGGTCCATCGCATTTAGCCTTCCTGGTAGTGCCGATGGTTGGCGCGTTCTTTATTGATATCGTCAATGTGATTGTGATTAAGCTCTATCTGTTACTGCCAATCTTCCCGGCGGCAATCGGATAG
- a CDS encoding helix-turn-helix transcriptional regulator produces MDKSLTDSLEMLIRFWEHSSEPWGVKDNQSRFIYTNPRLHRLYNLPTGFTMEGRLDGELPSPVSEFQDEWQAHDRQVELLQDRITTVEIHLFDGRSYFQPYFCDKYPLIDKNGVSQGVIFHGKQVTDTMLTCLTKIKIPTSLVFTPPSDLFTKREWEVLFYILHAYTSPEIAKKLFLSPRTVCNITQSIYKKVGVTSKRQIIEYCYENKINNYVPQSFFESSGSFPLM; encoded by the coding sequence ATGGACAAATCGCTAACTGACTCACTTGAGATGTTAATTCGATTTTGGGAACACAGTTCTGAACCTTGGGGGGTAAAGGATAATCAATCTAGATTCATTTATACAAATCCTAGGTTGCATAGATTATATAATTTGCCTACTGGTTTTACTATGGAAGGTCGATTAGATGGCGAGCTTCCTTCACCCGTTTCAGAGTTTCAGGATGAGTGGCAGGCACATGATCGGCAGGTGGAATTATTGCAGGATCGCATTACAACAGTTGAGATACACTTATTCGATGGGCGCTCCTATTTTCAACCTTATTTCTGCGATAAGTATCCATTAATTGATAAAAATGGCGTGTCACAAGGGGTTATTTTTCATGGGAAACAAGTAACTGACACCATGTTAACCTGTCTAACTAAAATAAAAATTCCCACATCATTAGTATTCACCCCACCTTCTGATTTATTTACCAAAAGAGAGTGGGAGGTGCTGTTCTATATTTTACATGCTTACACCAGCCCGGAGATTGCTAAAAAGCTATTTTTATCACCCAGGACAGTCTGTAATATCACCCAAAGCATCTATAAGAAAGTCGGAGTTACCAGTAAGCGGCAGATCATTGAGTATTGCTATGAGAATAAAATTAATAATTATGTTCCGCAGAGCTTCTTCGAGTCTTCAGGTTCTTTTCCATTAATGTAA
- the trmH gene encoding tRNA (guanosine(18)-2'-O)-methyltransferase TrmH: MNPQRYARICEMLATRQPDLTVCLEQVHKPHNVSAIIRTADAVGIHQVHAIWPTTEMYTRLSSAAGSNSWVQVKTHPHITDAIAHLKSQGMQILATHLSDKAVDFREIDYTRPTCILMGQEKTGISEEALALADQDIIIPMIGMVQSLNVSVASALILYEAQRQRQNAGMYQRVLSVLPPAEQQRLLFEGGYPVLAQVAKRKGLPQPHIDEQGQIIADPQWWSAMQSTES, translated from the coding sequence ATGAATCCTCAACGCTATGCGCGGATTTGTGAAATGCTTGCCACCAGACAGCCGGATCTGACGGTCTGTCTGGAGCAAGTGCATAAGCCCCATAATGTATCCGCAATCATTCGCACAGCTGATGCTGTCGGTATCCATCAAGTCCATGCCATTTGGCCCACCACCGAAATGTATACGCGGCTCTCTTCTGCTGCCGGCAGCAACAGCTGGGTACAGGTCAAAACGCACCCCCATATCACCGATGCCATTGCCCATTTGAAATCGCAGGGTATGCAAATACTGGCGACACATTTATCTGATAAGGCAGTAGATTTTCGCGAAATCGACTATACCCGCCCAACCTGTATCTTGATGGGGCAGGAGAAAACCGGTATCTCTGAAGAGGCATTGGCGCTAGCAGATCAAGACATCATTATTCCGATGATTGGCATGGTGCAATCTCTCAACGTTTCCGTCGCCTCCGCACTCATTTTATATGAAGCTCAACGGCAGCGGCAAAACGCGGGCATGTATCAGCGGGTGCTGAGTGTTCTGCCACCGGCTGAGCAACAGCGGCTTTTGTTTGAGGGCGGTTACCCAGTGTTAGCGCAAGTTGCCAAGCGAAAAGGGCTTCCTCAGCCCCATATTGATGAACAGGGCCAGATTATTGCTGATCCGCAATGGTGGTCTGCCATGCAATCCACGGAGTCTTAA
- a CDS encoding helix-turn-helix transcriptional regulator, which yields MEKKVSQFTESLIRFWEHSDDPWAIKDNQSRYIYANPRVNKLWHLSDDYCVEGRLDGEIPTPSAEFQDEFQKQDRRVELLQERATSVDIQLYDGHSYFTPYFCDRYPLIDESGISIGVIFHCRPATDIMLTRLTKIKVPTSLTFTPPSDLFTKREWEVLFYILHAYTSPEIAKKLFLSPRTICNITQSIYKKVGVTSKRQIIEYCYENKINNYVPQSFFESSGSFPLM from the coding sequence ATGGAGAAGAAGGTATCTCAATTCACTGAATCATTAATCCGTTTTTGGGAGCATAGTGATGATCCTTGGGCAATAAAGGATAATCAATCCAGATATATCTATGCCAATCCTAGAGTCAATAAACTATGGCATTTATCGGATGATTATTGTGTGGAGGGGCGGTTAGATGGGGAAATTCCAACACCATCAGCAGAGTTTCAGGATGAATTTCAAAAGCAAGATCGTCGGGTCGAGTTATTACAGGAGCGAGCTACATCAGTTGATATACAGTTATATGATGGACACTCTTATTTTACACCCTATTTCTGTGATAGATACCCATTAATTGATGAGAGCGGCATATCCATAGGGGTTATTTTTCATTGTCGACCCGCGACCGATATAATGTTAACTCGCTTAACTAAAATAAAAGTCCCCACGTCACTCACATTTACTCCACCATCTGACTTATTTACCAAAAGAGAGTGGGAAGTATTGTTCTATATTTTACATGCTTATACCAGCCCCGAGATCGCGAAAAAGCTGTTTTTATCACCCAGAACTATCTGCAATATCACCCAAAGTATCTATAAGAAAGTCGGTGTCACCAGTAAGCGGCAGATCATTGAGTATTGCTATGAGAATAAAATTAATAATTATGTCCCACAGAGTTTCTTTGAATCTTCAGGTTCTTTCCCATTAATGTAA